GTTTCATACAGCGATGGCACGGCGAACGACCTGAAACACATGGCGCACGACGTGGTAACATTCTTGGCCTTTGTCTCCGAACCGAATTTGGAAGCCTCGCGTTACATGGCGTTGAAATTCTTCCTCGTGCTTGCCGTTATTTATTACCTGGTGTATCGCATGAAAAAAAATAAATGGCGCGACGTCGGCGATCATTAAAACGAACAGACAAAGAATAACAGCATGAAAGTTAATGGCGGGTCTTTGAAACCAGGGTTCGTTATCGAACATCTTGGCAAAATTTGGCGAGTGGTCAAGACCAGCCATGTGAAACCTGGCAAGGGCGGGGCATTTTGCCAAGCCGAATTGAAAGACCTAATGTCGGGCACCAAATTGAACGAACGTTTCCGGTCGGAGGATGCCATCGAAAAAGTATCGCTCGAACAGGTCGATTACCAATTTTTGTTCCATGACGACGATAATTATACCTTCATGCACCCGCAAACCTTCGAGCAGATTGTCTTGAACAAGGAAGACATCGGTGATGAATTCACCGCCTTTTTGCAAGACGGCATGGCGGTGATGATTGAAAGTTACGAGGGGAAAATCATCGGCGTCTCCTTG
The Hydrotalea sp. DNA segment above includes these coding regions:
- the efp gene encoding elongation factor P; protein product: MKVNGGSLKPGFVIEHLGKIWRVVKTSHVKPGKGGAFCQAELKDLMSGTKLNERFRSEDAIEKVSLEQVDYQFLFHDDDNYTFMHPQTFEQIVLNKEDIGDEFTAFLQDGMAVMIESYEGKIIGVSLPDHVTMAVQETEPVIKGQTAASSYKPAILENGVRIMVPPYINSGDKIVVHVYEQTFVERAKD